The following proteins are encoded in a genomic region of Micromonospora olivasterospora:
- a CDS encoding inositol-3-phosphate synthase — protein sequence MRTGVWLVGARGSVATTSIVGALALRAGLTGPTGCVTELPELRGPALPSFADLVFGGHDPVATPLAKRADALAAAGVLPARLVAALGAELAAVDHEVRPAPADGSQADRAAAVVADLTAFRDRHRLDRVVVVNVSATEPAAPPHPAHTDPDALAAALAGPDEVLPASSLYAYAAFTAGCPYVDFTPSTGARLPALETLAARHGLPYAGHDGKTGETLVKSVLAPMFAMRHLTVRSWSGANLLGGGDGANLADPDANAAKVRSKDRLLGEILGYVPQGHTRIDYVEDLGDFKTAWDLVTFAGFLGTPMRMEFTWHGCDSALAAPLVLDLARLTAAAHAAGRRGPLADLAFFFKDPLAAPTHSLAEQWDRLARFTAALHAEHGGAA from the coding sequence ATGCGTACGGGTGTCTGGCTGGTGGGGGCGCGCGGCTCGGTCGCGACCACCAGCATCGTCGGGGCGCTCGCCCTGCGGGCCGGGCTGACCGGCCCGACCGGTTGCGTCACCGAACTGCCCGAGCTGCGGGGCCCCGCCCTGCCGTCCTTCGCCGACCTCGTCTTCGGCGGCCACGACCCGGTGGCCACGCCGCTGGCCAAGCGGGCCGACGCGCTCGCCGCCGCCGGGGTGCTGCCCGCCCGGCTGGTCGCCGCGCTCGGCGCGGAGCTGGCCGCCGTCGACCACGAGGTGCGCCCCGCGCCCGCCGACGGGAGCCAGGCCGACCGGGCCGCCGCCGTCGTCGCCGACCTCACCGCGTTCCGGGACCGGCACCGGCTGGACCGGGTGGTGGTGGTCAACGTCTCCGCCACCGAGCCGGCCGCCCCGCCGCACCCGGCGCACACCGACCCGGACGCCCTCGCCGCCGCGCTCGCCGGCCCCGACGAGGTGCTGCCGGCCAGCTCCCTGTACGCGTACGCGGCGTTCACCGCCGGCTGCCCGTACGTCGACTTCACCCCGTCCACCGGGGCCCGGCTGCCGGCGCTGGAAACGCTGGCCGCCCGCCACGGGCTGCCGTACGCGGGGCACGACGGCAAGACCGGGGAGACCCTGGTCAAGTCCGTGCTCGCCCCGATGTTCGCGATGCGCCACCTGACCGTGCGCTCCTGGTCCGGCGCGAACCTGCTCGGCGGGGGCGACGGCGCGAACCTGGCCGACCCGGACGCCAACGCCGCCAAGGTGCGCAGCAAGGACCGCCTCCTCGGCGAGATCCTCGGCTATGTCCCGCAGGGCCACACCCGCATCGACTACGTCGAGGACCTGGGCGACTTCAAGACCGCCTGGGACCTGGTCACCTTCGCCGGGTTCCTCGGCACGCCGATGCGGATGGAGTTCACCTGGCACGGCTGCGACTCGGCGCTGGCCGCCCCGCTCGTGCTCGACCTGGCCCGGCTCACCGCCGCCGCGCACGCCGCCGGCCGGCGCGGGCCGCTGGCCGACCTCGCGTTCTTCTTCAAGGACCCGCTCGCCGCGCCCACCCACTCGCTGGCCGAGCAGTGGGACCGGCTGGCCCGCTTCACCGCGGCGCTGCACGCCGAGCACGGCGGTGCGGCATGA
- a CDS encoding Gfo/Idh/MocA family protein yields MSTHDTHLRVGMVGYAFMGAAHSQAWRTVNRVYDLPARVRMALICGRDIGKVADAADRLGWEAYTTDWRRLVESDEIDVVDICTPGDSHAEIAIAALAAGKHVLCEKPLANTVAEARAMTAAAATARESGVRAMCGFTYRRVPAVTLMRQLVAEGRLGTIRHVRAAYLQDWIVDPQFPLVWRLQRDKAGSGALGDIGAHIIDLTQYVTGQRISGVSAITETFVKERPLPGGSSGLSAHVDGHGAVDGHGSVDGHGSVDGHGSVDGHGSVDAHGPATGLVTVDDAAVFVARLDGGALATYEATRFATGRKNGLRVEINGSLGTVVFDLERMNELEFYDATRPAAEQGFTRILVTEGEHPYMSAWWPPGHIIGYEHSFTHQARDFVEAIAAGTDPAPSFADGLQVQLVLDAVTRSAEAGSSWTDVEPTLEVVAA; encoded by the coding sequence TTGTCCACTCACGACACGCACCTGCGGGTCGGCATGGTCGGCTACGCGTTCATGGGCGCCGCGCACTCGCAGGCGTGGCGCACCGTGAACCGGGTGTACGACCTCCCGGCGCGGGTCCGGATGGCGCTGATCTGCGGCCGGGACATCGGGAAGGTGGCCGACGCCGCCGACCGGCTCGGCTGGGAGGCGTACACCACAGACTGGCGGCGACTCGTCGAGTCCGACGAGATCGACGTGGTCGACATCTGCACGCCGGGGGACAGCCACGCCGAGATCGCGATTGCCGCGCTGGCCGCCGGCAAGCACGTCCTCTGCGAGAAGCCGCTGGCCAACACGGTGGCCGAGGCCCGAGCGATGACCGCCGCCGCGGCCACCGCGCGGGAGTCCGGGGTACGGGCCATGTGCGGCTTCACCTACCGCCGGGTCCCCGCGGTCACCCTGATGCGCCAACTGGTCGCCGAGGGAAGGCTCGGCACCATCCGGCACGTCCGGGCGGCGTACCTCCAGGACTGGATCGTCGACCCGCAGTTCCCGCTGGTCTGGCGGTTGCAGAGGGACAAGGCGGGCTCCGGGGCGCTGGGGGACATCGGCGCGCACATCATCGACCTGACCCAGTACGTCACGGGTCAGCGGATCAGCGGGGTCAGCGCGATCACCGAGACGTTCGTCAAGGAGCGCCCGCTGCCGGGCGGGTCGAGCGGCCTGAGCGCGCACGTCGACGGCCACGGCGCCGTGGACGGCCACGGCTCGGTCGACGGCCACGGCTCGGTCGACGGCCACGGCTCGGTCGACGGGCACGGCTCGGTCGACGCGCACGGGCCGGCCACCGGTCTCGTGACCGTGGACGACGCGGCGGTCTTCGTCGCCCGGCTCGACGGCGGGGCCCTGGCCACGTACGAGGCGACCCGGTTCGCCACCGGGCGCAAGAACGGGCTGCGGGTGGAGATCAACGGCTCGCTCGGCACCGTGGTCTTCGACCTGGAACGCATGAACGAACTGGAGTTCTACGACGCGACGCGGCCCGCCGCCGAGCAGGGCTTCACCCGCATCCTGGTGACCGAGGGCGAGCATCCGTACATGTCGGCCTGGTGGCCGCCGGGCCACATCATCGGCTACGAGCACAGCTTCACCCACCAGGCGCGGGACTTCGTCGAGGCGATCGCCGCGGGCACCGACCCGGCCCCCTCGTTCGCCGACGGGCTCCAGGTCCAGCTGGTGCTGGACGCGGTGACCCGCTCCGCGGAGGCGGGCTCCTCGTGGACCGACGTCGAGCCGACGCTGGAGGTGGTGGCGGCCTGA
- a CDS encoding ABC transporter permease yields the protein MTDATPTPTPTATPDRPAPLPAQSPPVDPAATAKAPAAEGAGRLSWWRGDNGEGARRNLGLIAVLVVLILIGIATRPDLYGDSSWVWSNILTILKLASVVGVVTVGMTVVIIGGGIDLSVGAIVALAGVWCTTVATQSYGAGGMIFSALTVGVAVGLVNGLLISYGRLVPFIATLAMMVAARGLAAEISDKQTQVSNNTTINGIASTDVLGIPLLVYILAAVVVAGWVLLNRTTFGRRTVAVGGNPEAARLAGINVRRHTVLLYALSGLCCGIAAIMLTAQATSAQAAMANLYELDAIAAAIIGGTLLSGGRGTIVGSLLGVVIFSTITNLFAINGLSTEAQNMVKGGIIVAAVLVQQFKFRSLTQFLGRNRLTTG from the coding sequence ATGACCGACGCCACCCCCACCCCCACCCCCACCGCCACACCGGACCGGCCGGCGCCGCTGCCGGCCCAGTCCCCGCCGGTGGACCCGGCCGCGACCGCGAAGGCTCCGGCCGCCGAGGGAGCCGGCCGGCTCTCCTGGTGGCGCGGCGACAACGGCGAGGGCGCCCGGCGCAACCTCGGCCTGATCGCCGTCCTGGTGGTGCTGATCCTGATCGGCATCGCCACCCGCCCCGACCTGTACGGCGATTCGAGCTGGGTGTGGAGCAACATCCTCACCATCCTCAAGCTCGCCTCGGTCGTCGGCGTGGTCACCGTCGGCATGACTGTCGTGATCATCGGTGGCGGCATCGACCTGTCGGTCGGCGCGATCGTGGCGCTGGCCGGGGTCTGGTGCACCACGGTCGCCACCCAGAGCTACGGCGCGGGCGGCATGATCTTCAGCGCGCTCACCGTCGGCGTGGCGGTCGGCCTGGTCAACGGCCTGCTCATCTCGTACGGCCGGCTGGTGCCGTTCATCGCCACGCTCGCCATGATGGTCGCGGCGCGGGGCCTGGCCGCGGAGATCTCCGACAAGCAGACCCAGGTGTCGAACAACACCACCATCAACGGCATCGCCAGCACGGACGTGCTCGGCATCCCGCTGCTGGTCTACATCCTCGCCGCCGTGGTCGTCGCCGGCTGGGTGCTGCTGAACCGGACGACGTTCGGCCGGCGCACGGTCGCCGTCGGCGGCAACCCGGAGGCGGCCCGGCTCGCCGGCATCAACGTCCGGCGGCACACCGTCCTGCTCTACGCGCTCTCCGGCCTCTGCTGCGGCATCGCCGCGATCATGCTGACCGCGCAGGCCACCTCCGCCCAGGCGGCGATGGCCAACCTCTACGAGCTGGACGCGATCGCCGCCGCGATCATCGGCGGGACGCTGCTCAGCGGCGGGCGGGGGACGATCGTCGGCTCCCTGCTCGGGGTGGTCATCTTCTCCACCATCACCAACCTGTTCGCCATCAACGGCCTCTCCACCGAGGCCCAGAACATGGTCAAGGGCGGGATCATCGTCGCCGCCGTCCTGGTCCAGCAGTTCAAGTTCCGCAGCCTGACCCAGTTCCTGGGCCGCAACCGGCTCACCACCGGCTGA
- a CDS encoding sugar ABC transporter ATP-binding protein, whose amino-acid sequence MTNEKEAPLVEAPADAVAGEVVLRLTDVVKTFPGVRALDGVQLEVRAGEVHCLLGQNGAGKSTLIKVLSGVHRPDSGHIEWRGQPAEFANPQAAMRAGIATIYQELDLVEDLSVAENAFLGHEPRRAGFVRRGHMARRTRQILSRLGHGEIPPGRLVRALPAAGKQIVSMARALSHEARLIIMDEPSAVLAHDEVGNLFRIIRELTAQGIAVIYISHRMEEIREIGDRVTVLKDGRTTAANLPARDTPTHDLVARMTGRTIEYVFPDRPAADGDGAELLRVAGLTRAGEFADVSLSVRAGEIVGVAGLVGSGRSELLETIYGARRAHAGTVTMNGRALRPGSVGAAVRAGMGMAPEERKSQALLLGEPIYRNVTLATFGRYARLGFTDAGRERAEADRIADSLELRPRDVRRPVRTLSGGNQQKVVVGRWLLGDTRLLLLDEPTRGVDVGARAELYQVIRELAARGVGVLLVSSEVPEVLGLADRVLVLREGRMVREAPAGELDENTVLDLVMAGSLMEGAPA is encoded by the coding sequence GTGACGAACGAGAAGGAAGCGCCGCTGGTCGAGGCGCCCGCCGACGCCGTGGCCGGCGAGGTGGTGCTGCGGCTGACGGACGTGGTGAAGACCTTCCCCGGCGTACGGGCCCTGGACGGGGTGCAGCTGGAGGTGCGGGCCGGCGAGGTGCACTGCCTGCTCGGGCAGAACGGCGCCGGCAAGTCCACCCTGATCAAGGTGCTCTCCGGGGTGCACCGCCCCGACTCCGGGCACATCGAGTGGCGCGGCCAGCCCGCCGAGTTCGCCAACCCGCAGGCCGCCATGCGCGCCGGCATCGCCACCATCTACCAGGAGCTCGACCTGGTCGAGGACCTGTCGGTCGCGGAGAACGCCTTCCTCGGCCACGAGCCGCGCCGGGCGGGCTTCGTCCGCCGGGGCCACATGGCCCGCCGGACGCGGCAGATCCTGAGCCGGCTCGGCCACGGCGAGATCCCGCCCGGGCGGCTGGTCCGGGCGCTGCCGGCGGCCGGCAAGCAGATCGTCAGCATGGCCCGGGCGCTGTCGCACGAGGCCCGGCTGATCATCATGGACGAGCCGAGCGCGGTGCTGGCCCACGACGAGGTCGGCAACCTGTTCCGGATCATCCGCGAGCTGACCGCGCAGGGCATCGCCGTCATCTACATCTCCCACCGGATGGAGGAGATCCGCGAGATCGGCGACCGGGTGACCGTACTCAAGGACGGCCGGACCACGGCGGCGAACCTGCCGGCGCGCGACACCCCGACCCACGACCTGGTCGCGAGGATGACGGGCCGCACGATCGAGTACGTCTTCCCGGACCGCCCGGCCGCCGACGGCGACGGCGCCGAGCTGCTGCGGGTCGCGGGGCTCACCCGGGCCGGCGAGTTCGCCGACGTCTCGCTGTCGGTGCGGGCGGGCGAGATCGTCGGGGTCGCCGGCCTGGTCGGCTCCGGCCGCTCCGAGCTGCTGGAGACCATCTACGGTGCCCGCCGGGCGCACGCCGGAACGGTCACGATGAACGGGCGCGCGCTGCGCCCGGGCAGCGTCGGCGCGGCGGTAAGGGCCGGCATGGGGATGGCCCCGGAGGAGCGCAAGAGCCAGGCGCTGCTGCTCGGCGAGCCCATCTACCGCAACGTCACCCTGGCCACCTTCGGCCGGTACGCCCGCCTCGGCTTCACCGACGCCGGCCGGGAGCGGGCCGAGGCGGACCGGATCGCCGACTCCCTGGAGCTGCGCCCCCGCGACGTGCGCCGGCCGGTGCGCACCCTCTCCGGGGGCAACCAGCAGAAGGTGGTGGTCGGGCGCTGGCTGCTCGGCGACACCCGGCTGCTGCTGCTCGACGAGCCGACCCGGGGCGTCGACGTCGGCGCCCGCGCCGAGCTGTACCAGGTGATCCGGGAGCTGGCCGCCCGAGGCGTCGGGGTGCTGCTGGTCTCCAGCGAGGTGCCCGAGGTGCTCGGCCTGGCCGACCGGGTGCTGGTGTTGCGCGAGGGCCGGATGGTGCGCGAGGCGCCCGCCGGCGAACTGGACGAGAACACGGTGCTCGACCTCGTCATGGCGGGGTCGCTGATGGAAGGCGCCCCCGCATGA
- a CDS encoding ROK family protein codes for MRTVEPLHLRLLRVLRDEGAMSRAELGDRLQMPRPRLLAELERLVSLGYVAEAGLAASRGGRRSTLVELSPSLRFAAVDLGASSIDVEVVNARLEPVAAYAEPADIRNGPKVTLQRVNELLHKARVDGAYERLHAVGIGVPGPVSFRDGVPVSPPIMPGWDRFPVRELLTREHGCPAVVDNDVNIMAIGERHGGVAHSVDDFLFVKIGTGIGCGIYLSGDVYRGTDGCAGDIGHIQVDSHGPMCSCGNVGCLEALFSGAALAREANTSARSGTSPALAERLAAKGVVTARDVAEGAVEGDVTCIQLIRDGGRRVGGVLAGLVSFTNPSMIVIGGGLAQLGHILLAEIRSVVYRRSLPLATGNLPVVLSELGPRAGVAGAAVLASDVAFGEAS; via the coding sequence GTGCGGACCGTGGAACCCCTGCACCTGCGGCTGTTGCGGGTGCTCCGCGACGAGGGGGCGATGTCCCGCGCGGAGCTGGGGGACCGGCTGCAGATGCCGCGTCCCCGGCTGCTCGCCGAGTTGGAGCGGCTGGTCAGCCTCGGCTACGTCGCCGAGGCCGGCCTCGCGGCGTCCCGGGGCGGGCGCCGGTCCACCCTCGTCGAGCTGAGCCCGAGCCTGCGCTTCGCGGCGGTGGACCTCGGCGCCAGCTCGATCGATGTCGAGGTGGTCAACGCGCGGCTGGAGCCGGTCGCGGCGTACGCGGAGCCGGCCGACATCCGCAACGGTCCGAAGGTGACCCTCCAGCGGGTCAACGAACTGTTGCACAAGGCCCGCGTCGACGGGGCGTACGAGCGGCTGCACGCGGTCGGCATCGGCGTGCCCGGGCCGGTCAGCTTCCGTGACGGGGTGCCGGTCTCGCCGCCGATCATGCCGGGGTGGGACAGATTCCCCGTCCGCGAGCTGCTGACCCGCGAGCACGGCTGCCCGGCGGTGGTCGACAACGACGTGAACATCATGGCGATCGGTGAGCGGCACGGCGGCGTCGCCCACTCGGTCGACGACTTCCTGTTCGTCAAGATCGGCACCGGCATAGGGTGCGGGATCTACCTCAGTGGCGACGTCTACCGGGGCACCGACGGCTGTGCCGGCGACATCGGCCACATCCAGGTCGACTCGCACGGTCCGATGTGCTCCTGCGGCAACGTGGGCTGCCTGGAGGCGCTGTTCAGCGGCGCCGCGCTGGCCCGGGAGGCGAACACCAGCGCCCGCAGCGGGACGTCGCCGGCGTTGGCCGAGCGGCTCGCCGCAAAGGGCGTGGTCACCGCCCGGGACGTCGCCGAGGGCGCCGTCGAGGGGGACGTGACCTGCATCCAGCTCATCCGCGACGGCGGCCGCCGGGTCGGTGGGGTGCTGGCCGGCCTGGTCAGCTTCACCAACCCGTCGATGATCGTGATTGGCGGCGGGCTGGCCCAGCTCGGGCACATCCTGCTCGCCGAGATCCGCAGTGTGGTCTACCGCCGGTCGCTGCCGCTGGCCACCGGAAACCTGCCGGTCGTCCTGTCCGAGCTGGGCCCGCGCGCCGGGGTCGCCGGGGCGGCCGTGCTCGCCAGCGACGTGGCCTTCGGGGAGGCATCGTGA
- a CDS encoding YihY/virulence factor BrkB family protein, producing the protein MASDETSARGGPDRGAAGSRPVGPDEGPESPAHLPGASWKAALRRTRGEFQDDRLTDWAAALTYYGVLSIFPGLLVLISVLGLLGPSATEGVKSTVNQAAPAGSIRQIIVSAIDQASHSGGLASIAAVLGLLGAFWSASGYVAAFMRASNTIYDVPEGRPIWKTLPIRLGVTAAVGVLLLVSAVMVVFTGRLAQDVGGAIGIGSTAVTVWNIVKWPVLVVLVSLTFSILYWASPNARHGGFRWVSPGGVLAVVVWLVVSGLFAVYVANFGSYNKTYGAVAGVIIFLVWLWLTNLAILVGAEFDAELERGRAVAAGHPAEAEPYVELRDDRKLRKKKRTG; encoded by the coding sequence ATGGCCTCCGACGAGACGTCCGCGCGTGGCGGGCCCGACCGGGGCGCCGCCGGCAGCCGGCCCGTCGGCCCGGACGAGGGGCCGGAGAGCCCCGCGCACCTGCCGGGCGCGAGCTGGAAGGCGGCGCTGCGCCGCACCCGGGGCGAGTTCCAGGACGACCGCCTGACGGACTGGGCGGCGGCGCTGACGTACTACGGGGTGCTGTCGATCTTCCCCGGCCTGTTGGTGCTCATCTCGGTCCTGGGCCTGCTCGGGCCGAGCGCCACCGAGGGGGTCAAGAGCACCGTCAACCAGGCCGCCCCGGCGGGCAGCATCCGCCAGATCATCGTGAGCGCGATCGACCAGGCGAGCCACTCGGGCGGGCTGGCCAGCATCGCCGCCGTCCTCGGTCTGCTGGGCGCGTTCTGGTCCGCCTCCGGGTACGTGGCCGCGTTCATGCGCGCCTCCAACACCATCTACGACGTTCCCGAGGGGCGGCCGATCTGGAAGACGCTGCCGATCCGGCTGGGCGTGACGGCCGCCGTCGGCGTGCTGCTGCTGGTCAGCGCGGTGATGGTGGTCTTCACCGGCCGGCTCGCCCAGGACGTGGGGGGCGCGATCGGGATCGGCTCGACCGCGGTCACGGTGTGGAACATCGTGAAGTGGCCGGTGCTGGTGGTGCTGGTGAGCCTGACCTTCTCGATCCTCTACTGGGCCTCGCCGAACGCCCGGCACGGCGGCTTCCGCTGGGTCAGCCCGGGCGGCGTGCTGGCCGTGGTGGTCTGGCTGGTCGTCTCCGGCCTGTTCGCGGTGTACGTGGCGAACTTCGGCTCGTACAACAAGACGTACGGCGCGGTGGCCGGCGTGATCATCTTCCTGGTCTGGCTCTGGCTGACCAACCTCGCGATCCTGGTCGGCGCGGAGTTCGACGCCGAGTTGGAGCGTGGCCGGGCGGTCGCCGCCGGGCACCCCGCCGAGGCGGAGCCGTACGTCGAGCTGCGCGACGACCGCAAGCTGAGGAAGAAGAAGCGCACGGGCTGA
- a CDS encoding ABC transporter permease — translation MVSLVLPRLVDVSAASRRAASVTERNVAALKRVYWLLLLSGFVEPVLYLFSIGVGVGTLVGDLPLPDGRLVSYAAFVAPAMLASSAMTGALAETTFNFFGKMKYMKLYDGVIATPVRPFEIALGELAWAMGRGSAYSAAFLAVMVAMDLTTPVRALVTLPAAVLVGFAFGALGMALATFLRSWQDFDLMGSAQFTLFLFSGTFVPATAYPDLLRWLVEVTPLYRSVHLIRGVALGGDWSWLLDVAYLLLAIGVGLLVASRRMGRLLYK, via the coding sequence GTGGTCAGTCTCGTCCTGCCCCGGCTGGTCGACGTCTCCGCCGCGTCCCGCCGGGCAGCCTCGGTGACCGAGCGCAACGTGGCGGCGCTGAAGCGCGTCTACTGGCTGCTGCTGCTCTCCGGCTTCGTGGAGCCGGTGCTGTACCTGTTCTCCATCGGCGTCGGGGTGGGCACGCTCGTCGGCGACCTTCCCCTTCCCGACGGCCGGCTCGTGTCGTACGCGGCGTTCGTGGCCCCGGCGATGTTGGCGTCCTCGGCGATGACGGGCGCGCTGGCGGAGACCACCTTCAACTTCTTCGGCAAGATGAAGTACATGAAGCTGTACGACGGGGTGATCGCCACCCCGGTACGGCCGTTCGAGATCGCCCTCGGCGAGCTGGCCTGGGCGATGGGTCGGGGCAGCGCCTACTCCGCCGCGTTCCTGGCGGTCATGGTGGCGATGGACCTGACCACGCCGGTACGGGCGCTGGTGACGCTCCCGGCGGCGGTGCTGGTCGGCTTCGCCTTCGGGGCGCTGGGCATGGCGCTGGCGACGTTCCTGCGCAGCTGGCAGGATTTCGACCTGATGGGCTCGGCCCAGTTCACCCTGTTCCTGTTCTCCGGCACGTTCGTGCCGGCGACGGCGTACCCGGACCTGCTGCGGTGGCTGGTGGAGGTGACGCCGCTGTACCGCTCGGTCCACCTGATCCGGGGCGTCGCGCTGGGCGGCGACTGGTCCTGGCTGCTCGACGTGGCGTACCTGCTGCTGGCGATCGGCGTCGGGCTGCTCGTGGCGTCGCGCCGGATGGGTCGCCTGCTGTACAAGTGA
- a CDS encoding ABC transporter permease: protein MSVARQERVRPALPRVPALAVLNYFLVGYRRTWRAGVFSSFLLPVLTMVGFGIGVGAYIQQGVGGVRYLDWIVPGLIASTALQVAIGDSTWPVFGNFQWTKIYLAQSAAPPRVGDILAGHLLFVLFRVLTTVAAFLLVTALFGALRSPWALVVPAVVALLGLAVAGPTFAYTASVSSDSWLAMLFRFGVIPMTLFAGVFFPVESLPGALRWLAYATPLWHAVDLCRAATLGVTPQWSVAGHLLYLAAWALVGVLLAHRAFRRRLVV from the coding sequence GTGAGCGTGGCGCGGCAGGAGCGGGTCCGGCCGGCGCTGCCCAGGGTGCCCGCGCTGGCCGTGCTGAACTACTTCCTGGTCGGCTACCGGCGCACCTGGCGGGCGGGAGTGTTCTCGTCGTTCCTGTTGCCGGTGCTGACCATGGTCGGCTTCGGCATCGGCGTGGGGGCCTACATCCAGCAGGGCGTCGGCGGGGTGCGCTACCTGGACTGGATCGTGCCCGGCCTGATCGCCTCCACCGCGCTCCAGGTGGCCATCGGCGACTCGACCTGGCCGGTGTTCGGCAACTTCCAGTGGACCAAGATCTATCTGGCGCAGAGCGCCGCGCCGCCGCGGGTGGGCGACATCCTGGCCGGCCACCTGCTGTTCGTGCTGTTCCGGGTGCTCACCACGGTCGCCGCGTTCCTGCTGGTGACGGCGCTGTTCGGGGCGCTGCGCTCACCGTGGGCGCTGGTCGTGCCGGCGGTGGTGGCGCTGCTCGGCCTGGCCGTCGCCGGGCCGACCTTCGCGTACACGGCCTCGGTGAGCAGCGACAGTTGGCTGGCCATGCTGTTCCGCTTCGGGGTGATCCCGATGACGCTGTTCGCCGGGGTGTTCTTCCCGGTGGAGTCGCTGCCCGGGGCGCTGCGCTGGCTGGCGTACGCGACGCCGCTCTGGCACGCCGTCGACCTGTGCCGGGCGGCCACCCTCGGCGTCACGCCGCAGTGGTCGGTGGCCGGCCACCTGCTCTACCTGGCCGCCTGGGCGCTCGTCGGCGTGCTGCTGGCCCACCGCGCGTTCCGTCGCCGGCTCGTCGTCTAG
- a CDS encoding M23 family metallopeptidase — MSERLTHCCGDAADQPPTGISRRTLLRGTAWATGALAVGGVVGLPGTAHAAPSIYNPFTGYPITGTWQDHLDNGSLGGIDFGLGVGTALPACGAGTIQNIPYNGTGGHTVTIHHADGYRSQYLHLSQFLLANGTAVGAGTIVGRSGGAVGAPGSGSSTGPHLHWHMINRAGYASTR; from the coding sequence ATGAGCGAGAGGCTGACCCACTGCTGTGGCGACGCGGCGGACCAGCCACCGACCGGGATCAGCCGGCGCACCCTGCTGCGCGGCACCGCGTGGGCCACCGGCGCCCTCGCCGTCGGCGGTGTCGTCGGGCTGCCCGGGACCGCCCACGCGGCACCGTCGATCTACAACCCGTTCACCGGCTACCCGATCACCGGGACCTGGCAGGACCACCTGGACAACGGGTCGCTCGGCGGGATCGACTTCGGGCTGGGCGTCGGCACCGCCCTGCCGGCCTGCGGCGCCGGCACGATCCAGAACATCCCCTACAACGGAACGGGCGGGCACACTGTCACGATCCACCACGCGGACGGGTACCGCAGTCAGTACCTGCACCTGTCGCAGTTCCTGCTGGCCAACGGGACCGCGGTCGGCGCCGGGACGATCGTGGGGCGGTCGGGCGGTGCCGTCGGTGCGCCCGGGTCGGGCAGCTCCACCGGCCCACACCTGCACTGGCACATGATCAATCGAGCGGGGTACGCATCAACCCGCTGA
- a CDS encoding peptidoglycan-binding domain-containing protein, with protein MQNWLRITAGYPGPIDGVPGPNTYAALQRAMRAYGYTGPIDGAPGPNTWKAVQRLASGWGYTGPIDRVMGPNSWRGFARFLNQDRWD; from the coding sequence ATGCAGAACTGGCTCCGGATCACCGCCGGCTACCCGGGCCCGATCGACGGCGTACCGGGGCCGAACACGTACGCCGCGCTGCAACGGGCCATGCGCGCCTACGGCTACACCGGCCCCATCGACGGCGCACCGGGGCCGAACACGTGGAAGGCGGTGCAGCGGCTCGCCTCCGGCTGGGGCTACACCGGACCGATCGACCGGGTGATGGGGCCGAACTCGTGGCGGGGCTTCGCCCGATTCCTCAACCAGGACCGGTGGGACTGA
- a CDS encoding DUF397 domain-containing protein, whose product MDLTGARWRKSIRSSGQGGNCVEVADNLPGVVAVRDSKDPSGPVLAFGPGAWRAFVARLADRP is encoded by the coding sequence ATGGACCTGACGGGCGCCCGGTGGCGCAAGAGCATCCGCAGCAGCGGCCAGGGCGGCAACTGCGTGGAGGTGGCCGACAACCTTCCCGGCGTGGTGGCCGTACGCGATTCCAAGGACCCGAGCGGGCCGGTGCTGGCGTTCGGCCCCGGCGCGTGGCGCGCGTTCGTCGCGCGGCTCGCCGATCGCCCGTAG